Genomic segment of Sulfurimonas sp.:
TATCTGTTTTAGAATCATCTACGATCATAACAACATAGTCACTTGCCTGAGTTTTCTCCTTAGAACCACCATCTTCACCAGAAGATGAACTTTGACCTATTGTTGATTTAACACCTTTTGCCATCTCCATAAGTGCAACAACATCAACAATAAGTGTAACACCACCATCACCACGGATTGTAGCACCGGCAATACCATCAATTCCTTTTAAGTATTCTCCAAGAGATTTAATAACTATCTCTTCCTGACCAACAAGTGTATCAACAATGAGACCGAGTTTTTGCGCACCAAGACCAAGTACAACTACATATGCATGTTCACCACCATCAATAATGCGTTCAACTTCAAAAATATCACCTATATGAACAAGCGATAAAACTTCATCACGAAGTCTCATAACACTTCTTCCCTCAACCGTATATATTTCATCTGTAGATATTCTAACTGTCTCCATAACCGAAGCTAATGGAATTGCATAAGCTTCTTCCTGAACACCAACAAGTAGTGCTTGGATAATAGCAAGAGTTAGAGGGATTTTTAACTTAATAGAAGTCCCTACACCAACCTCTGAATCTATATCGATAATACCGTTTAGTTTTTCGATATTTGTCTTAACAACGTCCATACCAACACCACGTCCAGAAACATTCGTTACTTGCGCAGCAGTTGAGAAACCAGGTTTAAAGATAAGAGCAAATGCCTCTTTATCTGACATCTGATCTGCTTCTTTTTCAGTGATAATACCTTTTTCTAAAGACTTGTTTTTCAGCATCTCTGCATCAAGACCTTTACCATCATCATCGATCTGGATAACTATTTGGTTACCTTCATTATATGCTTTTAGCTTGATTGTACCTTGTTCATCTTTTCCGGCAGCTACACGAACATCAGGATTCTCTACACCGTGATCACATGAGTTACGGATAATATGTACTAAAGGATCTCCGATCTCTTCAACGATAGATTTGTCAAGTTCTGTCTCTTCACCCGAGATCTCTAGTTCTATTTTTTTACTTAATTCACGAGTTAAATCACGAATCATTCTTGGGAACTTGTTAAACACTTTACCCACAGGAAGCATACGTGTTTTCATAACCGCTATTTGAAGATCAGTAGTTACCAAAGAAACAATAGATACTACTTGGTTTAACTCTTCTAAGAACTCTTCACCTTCATAACGCTCTTCTACATCGTCATTTATCTTAATTAATCTGTTTTTCGCAAGTACAAGCTCACCGATTAGATTCATTAAGTGATCAAGTCTTTTTACATCAACACGAATTGTTTGCTCAACAGTTGGAGCTTTTTTCGCAGGAGCTGACTTAGAAGCACTAGCTCTTGGGTCTTCATCTGCTCCACTACTTGCTTCTGGCTTAGATGGCGGTGGTGGTGGAGGCGGTGGCGGTGGCGGTGCAGTATCTTCTTTAGCTTCCTCTTTTTTCTCTTCAACTTCTTCAGGAGAAGGTGGTGCTGAAGGAACACTCTCTCCAGCTGCAATTTTAGCTTCCCTCTTAGCTTTGTCTTCAGCTTGACGCTCAGCCAAAAGCCTAGCAATTTCAGCTTCAACATCATCATCACTCATATTTTCATAATCTGGTTCATCTTCAGCAGGTGTTTCTTCCTCAGCAGGAACCTCTTCAACAGGAGTTTCTTGAGGTGCAGCTTCAACAACAGGAGTGTCAACATTTCCATCACCACCGTCGATCTTATCAAGTTTAGCAACACAGTCACTTACATCAACACCACCGTCACTGCTCGTATCACGGATAGTCTCTAAAAGACGTTTCATTAAGTCAATTGATTCTAAAATTACGTCCATAATATCAGGAGTGATAACTAGATCACCGTGTCTAGCTTTATTTAGAATATTTTCCATATGGTGTGTTAAATGCGTTAAAACATCCATATTTAGGAATGAAGACGCCCCTTTAATAGTATGTGCTACACGGAAAATACCGTTTAAAAGTTCTAAATCCTCAGGATTTGATTCTAATTCAACTAAATCTTCATCTAACTTTTCAACTAACTCAAAAGACTCAACTAAAAAGTCCTGCAGTATCTCTTGAAATTCATCCATATTTTACACTCCTATTTCATATGTGCACGAACTACACGTGACACTTCATCATAAAATGGTCCGCCTTGGAACTTAACTAAGTAAGCTTCACCACCGGCTTCAATACCTCTATTTTCACTAAAATGATCACTTATCGAAGAGTTAAAAACAATCGGTATGTTTTTAAACCTGCTATCTTCTTTTGCATTTGCAGCAAAATGGAAACCATCCATACGAGGCATCTCAACATCTGATATTATTATTTTTAAACTATCTTCTAACTTATCTTGGTAAACTTCAGCAAGCTCTTTTAGTTTTTCTAAACCTTCTTGACCATCCATTGCCTCAATAACACTAAAGCCCATTTTTTCTAATGCGTCTTTAACTATTTTTCTAGCAGTAGCACTATCATCCAAAACAAGTGCCACACCAGTAAATGTTTCACCGTCTAAATCACGCATGTTGGTGTCAATTTCAGGTTCGTATAGACCTAAATCCTGTACAACGCTCTCTAAATCAAGTATTAAAAGAACACTATCGTCTTCTATTTTTGTAACACCAGTTATTTTGCTTTTGTCTAATTGACCGCTTCCGTTTGCAAAAGAAGCAGGTTCAATATCACCCCAACTGATTCTTCTTATACGTTTAGCATCATGAACGATAAACCCAATAAGGATATTATTAAACTCGGTAATAATTACACGTGCGTTTTTTTCTGCTTCTTCAGGTTCAGTTATGCCCATCCATTTTGCCAAATTTACTACAGGTATAACTACATCACGAAGATCAAATATACCCTCAATAAATTCAGGAGTACCAGGTAATTCTGTCAACTTCGGCATCTTGATGATTTCACGGACTTTTGAAACGTTTATTCCATAAATTCCCTCGTATATCTCTCCATCTTGCTCTTTGAGTATACGAAAATCAACAAGCTCCATCTCATTAGAGCCGACTTTTAGTGAATTTTCATTCATCATCTTTTATTCCCCTAAGTATTTATTGCACTGCAATAACTCTTTGTTAGCAAATCTTACTATAAAATATCTTTGATTGCAAGCAAAAGCTCCCAAGTTTATATAATAAAAACCTCTTAGTTCTAAATGCCTGTTCTGATGGAAATGCCCCTCTATGAAGTACTCACAATCAAAACCATTTTCAAGTCTTTTTTTGATTATATTTTCAAAGTTTTTTATCTCTTTACAGTCATCTTTCTTATCTAAATAGATATCCAGTTTCTTTAAAATTACATTATCAAATATCATATTTATAATATTTAGAATAAATAGAACTACTCTATTTCTTATAACCGACGTATATATTTTATATCCAAGAGGTGCATTAAAATCACCATGTGCCAAATATGCTTTTTTACCATCTACATTACACTCAACAGGCTGCTGGGATATTTTAAAAACTTTTACATCTTTAAAAATATTTTTTAGATTAAAATCGTGATTACCCTCAAGATAGACAACCTCTATGTTTTTGGAAATATCATTAATAAGATCCACTATCTCCTGATTTCTTTTAATTGTTCTTCCGATTCCACCAAACAGTAGATCAAAAATATCTCCCATTAAAATAAGTTGAGTAGGACGAAGTTTATTGTTTTGAATATCTTTAAAGAAGTTTAAAAGTTCCGGGCGTATATGTGAGTAGTGCGCATCCGAAACAAGGAATGCGCCGTCTTTTATATCAATCAAAAATTATTCCTTATGGAACATAGGCAATTTTTGGTATACCCATATCTTCGGCAAGTCCCATCATAAGGTTAGCATTTACAACAGCCTGACTTGATGCACCGCGAAGAAGGTTGTCAATTGAGCTTAAAATTAAAAGAGTACTTCCTTTTCTTTGTACATAAATATTGCAAAAGTTTGTTCCGGCAGTATCTTTCATAGTTACAGGTTTATCCGATACTCTTACAAAAGGACTGTTTTTGTAATACTCTTTTAAAACAGCCTCTGCATCAAAGTCACCTTCAACTTGTATATAAATAGAACTGAGCATTCCACGTGTAATAGGAACTAAATGTGGAACAAAATTTACCTCATCAAAATCTATATTTAACTTATCAGCAATTTCAGGTGCATGTCTGTGCATCAAAGGGTTGTAAGCAAAAAGGTTATCGTTTACGTTTACAAAATGTGTAGTCTCACTTAACTTTTTACCAGCTCCGCTAACACCAGTTTTTGCATCAACAATGATTGGAGTGTTTGATATACGCTTATCCATAAATGGCAGTAATCCTAAAATTGCAGAAGTTGGAAAACAGCCAGGGTTTGCTACAAGTTTTGCAGTTTTTAATTCCTCTCTGAATAATTCAGGAAGTCCATAAACAGAGTGTTCTAAATTTTCTTTATCAGAATGAGGGCAATAAAATTCTTCATAAGTATCAAGAGGAAGTCTATAATCAGCTGAGAGATCAACTACTTTTACTCCACTAGCTATTAAAGGTTTTACATAAGCCATAGCAGTTTTATGAGGTAGTGCTAAAAATACAAGTTCACACTTTTTAGCTACCTCATCCATATCTGCTTTCTCTACAGCCATGTCGCATACACCACTTAAAGATGGGTGCAGCTTATCTAAAGTTGTATTTCCTTCCGAATTTGCAACGTATGAAAGTTCAAATTGTGGATGGTTTAAAAGTATTTTAACAAGTTCAAGCCCGGTATAACCGCTAGCTCCTACAACTCCAACCTTAATGTGTTTCAAAAACTATCTCCTGATATTTTACTTCTATGATCTCTAACTCTTTTTCACCGCCTGGAAGACGTACTTTAAAATCATCTCCCTCTTCTTTTCCTAAAAGCTGTTTAGCTAAAGGTGAACCAAAAGATATAAGACCCATCTCAGGGTTAGATTCACTACCGCCTACAATAGTATAAGTCATCTCTTCACCGCTATTTAGATCTTCTAAAACAACAGTTGATCCAAAAGATACTTTTGAGTGTTCTAGCTCACTAGGATCTACTATTTGTGCATTCCCGATTATCTCTGCTAATTCTGCTAAACGATTGTCTATATTTTTTTGATCTTCTTTAGCTGCATGGTACTCTGCATTTTCTTTTAAGTCACCTTGCTCCACTGCTTCTTCTATCGCTTTAACAACAGCGGGACGTTTTACTTCTTTTAATTCTTTTACTTCTGCTTGTAACTTGTTATAGCCAAACAGTGTCATTGGTTCAACTCTTTGCATCTCAATACTTTCTTAATAATTTTTAGTTTTATGATTATATCAAATTTTCTGCATAAGCGATAAGTCAAACTTTATCACTTCATTTTCACACTCTATAGTAACCGTGCATGCTTTTTTAGAGATCGCTTTTGCATCTGTAACTCCATCTAAAAGTAAAATCTGCTCTTTTGTTGTAGGATCATATACTTTTAGTGCATCTTCATCTATAAAAAAGATACGTCCACCACCGCAACCATCACCGACTATACCTTCGCAATGCAGTTTATCTTCAAAACCAGCTATCATCTAAACACTCTTCTTTTGCATCTTTTACAAACCCAATATATTCACTTGAGTTTTTGTCAAGTACTTTATATTCATCATATGTATAACCTTTGAACAAAGCTTCATCTACACATTTACAAAGCTTTGTATCATTAGTATCTACACATGTAGATATAAGCTCTTTCTTTTGACTCTCTTCCCAACCGAAATAGCTTTTATAATATGGATATAAAACCCAAATAGCAAATCCTACCGTTAAAACAATATTGACTATATACTCTTTTTTCTTAGTCTCTATATATTTTTTTACATCGTAAGATATAAGTATTAAAAAAACTATCTCTAATCCTATATTAAACCAGTCACTATCTAAAAAATCGAACAATTAAATCCTTTTAAATTATTTTAAAACTTCCAATTTATATTTGGTCGTATGATCGCTTGATGACTATCTACACCATCATTTCTAAGTTCACCGTCATACTTATACTTCGAAGTATAAAGGTAACCGAGCTCTAGTGAAAAACTGATACCATCAAAACTAATAGGTAGTATTTTACCGACTGTGAATTCAGCATCTGTCATCTCAAAATTATCTTTTCTAAATGAAAAAAGCGTAGTTATTGATGAGTTATAAACAAGTGAATATACACCTTTGTCATAATCTATGCTCTTTCTTCTTGCACCCACATAAACCGTATCTACAAAATCACGATTGTCATGAAGTCTTGCACCTACTCTAAAACTCCAGTCTAAATCTCTGTTTCTCTTTTCACGAGTACCTTTTAGTTTAAACTCAAAATTAAACCATTTATCGGTGTATGATTTATTATCTTTTATCGTTTTGTCACCGACTGTAAACATATAACCCATGTATGCACGGTTTTTTCCTACACGTTCACCATCTTTTTTACTAAAGATCATCATCCTTCCCAAAAAGAAAGTTAATGAATAAGGCTCTTCAAAACCTGCTGTTAAAGCCTTAACAGGATTAAATTTATTGATATTTTCTTTTGTATATTTATCCTCATTTTCTTTTCTATAGTAAGTACCTAAAATATTCATAGGATGCACGGCAGCTTCTATTAAAAAAATATTCGGCTCAAACGTTTTATAAAAAAGTTTTGAATAAATCTCGCTCTCTTTAAGTTTACTTCCATCTGTTATATTTTTATCTCTGTCTAGATCAATAAAAGCTGAAACATTTGAATAATACGCATCGAGTTCATAATCAAACTCTACCAACTCCTGAGCTTTTAATGAGATAAAAAGCAAAAAAAATAGAAGAAATATTTTTTTCACTTAATTAACCTTTTTAAAGCCTCACTACACATATACAGCCCAAAGGTTGCAGTAACACCCATAAAACTTCCCTTCTCTTTTACACGTGCCTCTTCAGATGAAAATATCACTTTATACTTCTTTTTAAATCCGCGTTTTTTAAGCTCATATCTGATTTTTGAACCAAACTTATCCCCGTATGTTTTCCATATATCATCAACTTTTACAGCAGATGCATCTATACGCTTTGCGCTTCCAAAACTAGAGATGAGTTTTTTATAACATTTCTGTGCAAGGGCAAGTTTGGCTTTTGTATCATCAATTGCATCTAAAACAAGATCATATGGTTCAAAATCAAAATTCCAAACCCATTGTTCATCAATTCTGGCATTTATAATCTCAATATCAGGATAGTGTTTTTTTAAAGCTTCCACTTTTAATTCACCCTCATGCATCTCTGACCACATTTGACGGTTTTGATTACTCTGATCATAAGTATCAAAATCAACTATAGTTATATGCTTAACACCGCTTCTAACCAAGCAGTCAAGACAAAAGCTTCCAACTCCGCCTACACCTAAAAGGATGATTTTTGCATCTTGCAGTTTTACAAAATCATCTTCAAGCAAAAGTTTTATTCGGTCGTATTTAGCCAAGTCTCTAACCCTTCCATACTTTTGTATGCACTAAGATCAAGCATAATCGGTGTTATAGATATATATCCCGCTTTTATAGCCTCATAATCGCTCATACCTTTTTGTCCAGCTCTTGGCGAGAAACTAAGTGGATGCAGACCAAGCCAGTAAAACTCTTCACCGCGTGGGTTTCTGTGTGCATGCGCATCGTTTGCGTAGTGTCTGTAACCTGCATATGTAACTTTAACTTCCGCTTCTTTTTTATCGTAAGGGATATTTATATTTAAAAACTCCCTTTTTGGTAGTGGAAACGAGCCATTTTTTATCTTAACAACTAAATCTTTTATAAAACTGCTTGCAAGGAAAAAATCACCGCCTGGATCTGAAAAATCCATAACCTGACTTATAGCTATTGAAGGAATGTCATGCAGCACTCCCTCCATTGCACCAGCTGCAGTTCCGCTATATGTAATATCTTCACCCATATTTGATCCACGGTTAATTCCGCTTATAAGAAGATCAGG
This window contains:
- a CDS encoding chemotaxis protein CheW codes for the protein MDEFQEILQDFLVESFELVEKLDEDLVELESNPEDLELLNGIFRVAHTIKGASSFLNMDVLTHLTHHMENILNKARHGDLVITPDIMDVILESIDLMKRLLETIRDTSSDGGVDVSDCVAKLDKIDGGDGNVDTPVVEAAPQETPVEEVPAEEETPAEDEPDYENMSDDDVEAEIARLLAERQAEDKAKREAKIAAGESVPSAPPSPEEVEEKKEEAKEDTAPPPPPPPPPPPSKPEASSGADEDPRASASKSAPAKKAPTVEQTIRVDVKRLDHLMNLIGELVLAKNRLIKINDDVEERYEGEEFLEELNQVVSIVSLVTTDLQIAVMKTRMLPVGKVFNKFPRMIRDLTRELSKKIELEISGEETELDKSIVEEIGDPLVHIIRNSCDHGVENPDVRVAAGKDEQGTIKLKAYNEGNQIVIQIDDDGKGLDAEMLKNKSLEKGIITEKEADQMSDKEAFALIFKPGFSTAAQVTNVSGRGVGMDVVKTNIEKLNGIIDIDSEVGVGTSIKLKIPLTLAIIQALLVGVQEEAYAIPLASVMETVRISTDEIYTVEGRSVMRLRDEVLSLVHIGDIFEVERIIDGGEHAYVVVLGLGAQKLGLIVDTLVGQEEIVIKSLGEYLKGIDGIAGATIRGDGGVTLIVDVVALMEMAKGVKSTIGQSSSSGEDGGSKEKTQASDYVVMIVDDSKTDRTIMRKAMEPLGVTLVEASDGQEALNILKQGEHTFDAMLIDIEMPRMDGYTLATEIKKYNRYKNLPLIAVTSRTGKSDRMRGVESGMVEYITKPYSADYLSSVVQRNVNFKSEFLS
- a CDS encoding chemotaxis protein, translating into MMNENSLKVGSNEMELVDFRILKEQDGEIYEGIYGINVSKVREIIKMPKLTELPGTPEFIEGIFDLRDVVIPVVNLAKWMGITEPEEAEKNARVIITEFNNILIGFIVHDAKRIRRISWGDIEPASFANGSGQLDKSKITGVTKIEDDSVLLILDLESVVQDLGLYEPEIDTNMRDLDGETFTGVALVLDDSATARKIVKDALEKMGFSVIEAMDGQEGLEKLKELAEVYQDKLEDSLKIIISDVEMPRMDGFHFAANAKEDSRFKNIPIVFNSSISDHFSENRGIEAGGEAYLVKFQGGPFYDEVSRVVRAHMK
- a CDS encoding UDP-2,3-diacylglucosamine diphosphatase is translated as MIDIKDGAFLVSDAHYSHIRPELLNFFKDIQNNKLRPTQLILMGDIFDLLFGGIGRTIKRNQEIVDLINDISKNIEVVYLEGNHDFNLKNIFKDVKVFKISQQPVECNVDGKKAYLAHGDFNAPLGYKIYTSVIRNRVVLFILNIINMIFDNVILKKLDIYLDKKDDCKEIKNFENIIKKRLENGFDCEYFIEGHFHQNRHLELRGFYYINLGAFACNQRYFIVRFANKELLQCNKYLGE
- the argC gene encoding N-acetyl-gamma-glutamyl-phosphate reductase translates to MKHIKVGVVGASGYTGLELVKILLNHPQFELSYVANSEGNTTLDKLHPSLSGVCDMAVEKADMDEVAKKCELVFLALPHKTAMAYVKPLIASGVKVVDLSADYRLPLDTYEEFYCPHSDKENLEHSVYGLPELFREELKTAKLVANPGCFPTSAILGLLPFMDKRISNTPIIVDAKTGVSGAGKKLSETTHFVNVNDNLFAYNPLMHRHAPEIADKLNIDFDEVNFVPHLVPITRGMLSSIYIQVEGDFDAEAVLKEYYKNSPFVRVSDKPVTMKDTAGTNFCNIYVQRKGSTLLILSSIDNLLRGASSQAVVNANLMMGLAEDMGIPKIAYVP
- the greA gene encoding transcription elongation factor GreA, with protein sequence MQRVEPMTLFGYNKLQAEVKELKEVKRPAVVKAIEEAVEQGDLKENAEYHAAKEDQKNIDNRLAELAEIIGNAQIVDPSELEHSKVSFGSTVVLEDLNSGEEMTYTIVGGSESNPEMGLISFGSPLAKQLLGKEEGDDFKVRLPGGEKELEIIEVKYQEIVFETH
- a CDS encoding thiamine biosynthesis protein ThiF, whose translation is MIAGFEDKLHCEGIVGDGCGGGRIFFIDEDALKVYDPTTKEQILLLDGVTDAKAISKKACTVTIECENEVIKFDLSLMQKI
- a CDS encoding ThiF family adenylyltransferase yields the protein MAKYDRIKLLLEDDFVKLQDAKIILLGVGGVGSFCLDCLVRSGVKHITIVDFDTYDQSNQNRQMWSEMHEGELKVEALKKHYPDIEIINARIDEQWVWNFDFEPYDLVLDAIDDTKAKLALAQKCYKKLISSFGSAKRIDASAVKVDDIWKTYGDKFGSKIRYELKKRGFKKKYKVIFSSEEARVKEKGSFMGVTATFGLYMCSEALKRLIK
- the surE gene encoding 5'/3'-nucleotidase SurE codes for the protein MKIYNILVTNDDGYEAKGLLELVKTLKEIEGVRVTVVAPANEKSACSHSITLSRPLRFIGIDDDFFKLDDGTPGDCVYLSLASIFADRKPDLLISGINRGSNMGEDITYSGTAAGAMEGVLHDIPSIAISQVMDFSDPGGDFFLASSFIKDLVVKIKNGSFPLPKREFLNINIPYDKKEAEVKVTYAGYRHYANDAHAHRNPRGEEFYWLGLHPLSFSPRAGQKGMSDYEAIKAGYISITPIMLDLSAYKSMEGLETWLNTTE